Proteins encoded within one genomic window of Granulicella pectinivorans:
- a CDS encoding flippase — MWLYAMMGLNYVIPAAMLPFLVRVLGVEQYGLIAFAQAIGQYFVIATDYGFNYSGTRAVAQSRDDKDEVSRIFWTLTTVKLVLLFFGAFVMGGMIAFIPRMRANMGIYIVTYLGVIGSAVFPTWLFQGVERMRSISIISGLAKLSSAAMILLFVRNHDDSLLAAFLLSCGLLLAGVIGMIVALIQHVNWFTLPTRGDIYGALRDGRHLFLTTAAVSLYSNTNVFLVGVLGGDAQAGYFSLADKLIRAITGLVAPIIQASYPRVIRLVSESKDLALLFIRKLMFWFMAVGLVGGSLLFLLARPIALFSFGHNAIAVVPLLRCLSLFPGLAAMTYMLSTLVLIPFGFEKVQSRLLLSVGVLNVGVGFLLIPHYGALGGVLAMTAVEAVQMVGGTWLLSRGGISIARLLAMSVSRIDLATR; from the coding sequence TATGTGATCCCGGCAGCGATGTTGCCGTTCCTCGTTCGCGTCCTGGGAGTTGAACAGTATGGTTTGATTGCCTTTGCGCAGGCGATCGGACAGTATTTCGTGATAGCCACCGACTATGGGTTTAATTATTCCGGTACCCGAGCTGTAGCGCAGAGTCGTGACGATAAAGATGAGGTGTCGCGGATTTTCTGGACCTTGACAACCGTCAAACTCGTTCTGCTTTTTTTCGGAGCGTTCGTGATGGGAGGCATGATCGCTTTCATCCCTCGGATGCGCGCCAATATGGGGATCTATATCGTTACGTATCTTGGAGTAATCGGCAGCGCGGTTTTTCCGACCTGGCTATTTCAAGGGGTTGAGCGGATGCGTTCGATCTCGATTATCTCGGGGCTCGCAAAGCTTAGTTCCGCGGCGATGATTCTGCTGTTTGTTCGCAACCATGATGACTCGTTGTTGGCTGCGTTCCTGTTGTCGTGCGGCCTGCTGCTCGCGGGCGTGATCGGAATGATTGTTGCCCTGATTCAGCATGTGAACTGGTTTACGCTTCCGACGCGAGGCGACATTTATGGGGCACTCCGGGATGGCCGCCATCTGTTTTTGACTACCGCAGCCGTGAGCCTCTATAGCAACACGAATGTGTTCCTTGTTGGAGTTCTTGGCGGAGATGCTCAAGCCGGATACTTCAGCCTTGCCGATAAACTGATTCGGGCTATCACCGGTTTAGTCGCGCCGATCATCCAAGCTTCCTACCCTCGCGTCATTCGGCTAGTATCAGAGTCGAAAGACCTTGCGCTCCTCTTTATCCGCAAGCTCATGTTCTGGTTCATGGCCGTCGGTCTCGTGGGTGGGAGCTTACTCTTCTTGCTTGCCAGACCGATCGCTCTGTTTTCATTTGGCCATAACGCCATTGCTGTTGTGCCTCTACTTCGTTGTCTCTCTTTGTTTCCAGGATTGGCCGCGATGACCTATATGCTGTCAACGCTCGTACTGATCCCGTTTGGTTTCGAGAAAGTGCAGAGCAGACTCCTTTTATCCGTTGGAGTGCTGAATGTGGGGGTAGGTTTTTTGTTGATTCCTCACTATGGCGCGCTCGGCGGGGTACTTGCCATGACCGCGGTCGAAGCTGTCCAGATGGTTGGTGGCACATGGCTGCTGTCCCGCGGAGGCATTTCGATTGCGCGGCTGCTTGCGATGTCCGTCTCGCGCATTGATTTGGCAACCCGATAA
- a CDS encoding acyltransferase, whose amino-acid sequence MIVKLLLQTLKNSARLVRDRMVLESFGAKFENCRIDPRAIIRVGHDCHLKFGRNVVIGALTFISVEPDLHAAPGDVANLDVGDFTYIGEGNNLRAAGGIRIGSNCLISQGVSIISSNHSSELGRPITEQPSRTDKKGVTIQDDVWIGTNATILPGVTIGKGAIVAAGSVVTTSVADYTIVAGVPARFLKARQ is encoded by the coding sequence ATGATCGTTAAATTACTCCTACAAACGTTGAAAAACTCCGCGCGGCTGGTTAGAGACCGGATGGTGCTGGAATCTTTTGGGGCGAAATTCGAAAACTGTCGTATTGATCCCAGGGCGATCATCCGAGTTGGTCATGATTGTCACCTGAAGTTTGGCCGCAACGTCGTGATTGGGGCGCTTACGTTTATATCCGTGGAACCGGATCTTCACGCTGCACCGGGTGATGTCGCGAATCTCGATGTGGGGGATTTCACCTATATTGGCGAAGGGAATAATCTGCGGGCCGCTGGCGGAATTCGTATCGGTTCCAATTGCCTTATCTCACAAGGAGTTTCTATCATCAGTTCCAACCATTCTTCCGAATTGGGACGGCCGATCACGGAACAGCCATCCAGGACAGATAAAAAGGGTGTCACGATTCAAGATGATGTATGGATCGGAACGAACGCGACGATCCTTCCCGGGGTCACTATCGGGAAGGGGGCCATCGTTGCTGCAGGGAGCGTTGTGACGACGTCGGTCGCTGATTATACGATTGTGGCGGGTGTTCCCGCGCGTTTTTTGAAGGCTCGCCAATGA